The window CACCTCGCTGGGCAGCTTGCCGCCGAAGTCACGGCGCAGCCAGCGCTGGTTCGTGTAGTGCCGGTCCGAACGGTCCAGGTAGAACGGGATCCAGCCGATGCCACCCTCGGAGAACGCGAACTTCAAGTCCGGGTAGGTGCGCATCGCCGGGCCCCACAGCAGGTCCTGGGCGCAGAGCGAGGAGATCTGCGGGGCCAGCACCATCAGGTTGTCGATCGGCGCGTCCTTCGCCAGGTCCAGCGCGGCGAAACCGGTGCCGATGTGGCAGCACATCACCAGGTTGTTGTCGGACAGCGCCTGGAAGACCGGACCCCAGTAGTCGAGGTCGTGGTAGCTGGGCAGTCCCTCGAGGTGCGGCAGTTCGGGCATCGTGATCGCCCGGACGCCCTTCTTGGCGACCCGCTCGATCTCCTTGATCATCGCCTCGGGGTTCCACGTCGGCATCAGCGCGAGCGGGATGAAGCGGTCGGGGTAGGCGGCGGCCCACTCGTCGATGTGCCAGTCGTTGTAGGCCGACACCATCACGAGCGTGATGTCGTCCTTCAGCTGGTTCAGGTGGCGCGCGCTGAACCCGGCGAAGGTCGGAAAGCACATCGACGCGAGGATGCCGTTGCGGTCCATGTCGCGGACGCGCTCGTGGACGTCGTACACGCCCGGTCGCATCTCGGCGAAGATCGCGGGGTCGAGACCCCACTCCTCCGGCGGCCAGGAGACGACCGCGTTGAGGCCGACGACGCCGGTCTGCTTGCCGCGGTACATCCACTGGTCGATGCCGCGGTCGTCGGTGATGACGTGGGGCGCGTACTCGGCCCACTTGGCCGGGACGTGGCGGGCGAACATTTCCGGCGGTTCGACGACGTGGTCGTCGATGCTCACCAGCACCATATCGTCGATGTTCATGCGGCTCCTCGTTGAGTGCAGGGGATCCGCCGTCCGCTCCGGGGACTCAGCGGGGTGAAGGGGGGTCACTTCTTTGTACGCTGAGAAGTGATGAGCATCGGTGCACGGTCGGTCAACAATCCTGCAGAAGCGGCCACGGTCCCCCTGATCGACATCCGTCAGGGCGGCGGCGCCCTTGCGGGCAGCTACCTGTACGAAGGCGACCACCTGGTCACCGGCTGGCACCACCACGACATGCACCAGATCGAGTACGCGGTCGGCGGGGTGGTCGAGGTGGAGACCGCCGACGCCCACTACCTGCTGCCGCCGCACCAGTTCGCCTGGATCCCGGCCGGGCTCGCCCATCGCGCCACGATGAGCGCCGACCTGCGGACGGTGTCGGTGATGTTCGGTCCGGAGCTGATCGCGCGGCCCGGCGACCGGGTTCGCATCCTGGCGGCGTCGGCGCTGATCCGGGAGATGATCGTCTACTCGCTCCGGTGGCCGATCGACCGCGCGGGCGGCGATCGGGTGGCCGACGACTACTTCCGGGCGCTGGGGCACGTCGTCTCCGACGCGCTGGACCACGAGGCGCCGCTGAGCCTGCCCAACTCGTCCGACCCGATCGTGGCCGCGGCGATGGAGTACACCAGGGAGCACCTGGACGAGGTCACGATCGACCGGGTGTGCCGCGCGACCGCGGTGTCCGAGCGGACGCTGCGGCGGCAGTTCTCGGCCACGGTCGGGATGTCCTGGCGGGCCTATCTGCTGCGGGCCCGCCTGCTGCGGGCGATGGCGCTCCTCGCGACGCCCGACCGGTCGGTGGGCGAGGTGGCGGCGGCCGTGGGATTCGCCGACGTCAGCGCGTTCGCCCGGGCGTTCGGCCAGCAGTGCGGGGAGACGCCGTCCGCCTATCGGAATCGCGTCCGCGCTCTACCCTGAGCGCATGTCGTTGTCGCCCCGTCTCGCTGCGATCGTGCGAGCACTGCCACTACGTCCGGACTCGCGGGTGCTGGAGATCGGGTGCGGTCCCGGTGCGGCGGCGAGGGCGGTCGCGGCGATGCTCACCACCGGCCACATCCTCGGCATCGACCGCTCGGCTCGGGCGATCACCCAGGGGGAGACCGCCGCCGCGGCCGAGATCGCGTCCGGCCGGATGAGCCTCCGCGCGGTCGCCGCCGAGGACTTCGTGCTGCGCGCCGGCGAGCAGCCGTTCGACCTGGTGTTCGCGGTCCGGGTCGGCGCGCTCGACGGGCGTCATCCGCAGCTCGGTGAACGTGTGCTGCAGCAGATCGCGCTGGCGACGACGCCCGATGCGCGGCTGTTCGTCGACGGCGGTGACCCGCTGCGGGAGGTCCCGATACCGCGGCCGTGAATTCACAGCGTTCTCCGGGCTACCGCACGGTTCGCTGTCAGGTTTCCCAGCGATCGTGGGCTGGTCGTTGATCGATCGGAGGAACTGATGCAGCACGGTCAGCCCGGCAAGGGCGTCGCGACCTACCAGGGGCGTCCGCTACCCCGACCGGACGAGGAGGTCGTCGACCAGGGCCTCGGCTTCGACCTGGGCACGATGGGCCGACGCCGGGCGCTGAGGATGCTGGGGCTCGGCGCCACCGCGCTCGGCTTGGCGGCCTGCAGTCCCGAGACGTCCGCGTCGACGTCGGCGTCGGCGTCGGCGACTTCGGCCTCGGCGTCATCGGGGGAGATCCCGGAGGAGACGGCCGGCCCGTACCCGGGTGACGGGTCGAACGGCCCGGACGTGCTGCAGCAGAGCGGCGTCGTCCGCAGCGACATCCGGACCAGCTTCGGCGACGCGAGCGGCACGGCCGAGGGCGTGACGATGACGCTGGAGTTGACGATCACGGACCTGGCCAACGGCGGCAAGCCGTTCGCCGGCACCGCGGTCTACGTCTGGCAGTGCGACCGGGAGGAGCGTTACTCGCTCTACTCCGACGGCGCCACCGACCAGAACTACCTGCGGGGCGTCCAGATCGCCGACGCCTCCGGCGTGGTGCGGTTCACCAGCATCTTCCCCGCCTGTTACCGCGGACGGTGGCCGCACGTCCACTTCGAGGTCTACCCCGACCAGGCCTCGATCGCCGACGCCGGCAACACGATCGCGACGTCCCAGGTCGCGCTGCCGAAGGACGCCTGCGACAAGGTCTACGCGACGGCCGGCTACGAGTCGTCGGTGGCGAACCTCGCCCAGATCAGCCTGCAGAGCGACAACATCTTCGGTGACGACGCCGGCGCGTCCCAGCTGGGCACCGTGACCGGCGACGTTACCAGCGGGTACACGGTGAGGCTGGCGGTCGGCGTGGACACCAGGACCGCCCCGGCCCGCTGAGTGGCGTGTGTGCATTTACCCCACCGTGGGGTGGGGTAAATGCACCCGAGCTCAGCAGTTGTTCGGTGCCGGCCTCCCGGCGAAACGGTCGGTCAGGAACTTCAGGACGTCGGGGGCCGAGGCCACCAGCGTCGTGACGTGCTCTCCGACGAACGTGGCCCACCGGACCTTCACCCCGGCGGCGCAGTACTGCCGGCGCAGTGTCTGGGCCTGGGAGAGCGGGATGATCTCGTCGTGGGTGCCGTGGAACAGGTAGACCGGCGCCTTCGGCGGTGCGGACCCGAGCTCGTTCTCGGCCAGCCGGGCGCGCCACTGCGGCGTCGCGAGCGGATTGGTCGTCGTGTAGTCGGCGATGCGCTGGAAGGCGTAGCCGAACACCGCGTCGACGCAGGCGCCCTGCTGGGTCGCGTAGAGCTGCTTGCCCTTCTCGTTGAGGAAGGCGGGCAGGTTCAGCTCCGGGTAGGCGGCGTCCAGGCCCAGGGCGGCCAGCAGCGCGAACCCGAACCCGAGCGTGCCGTCCAGGCTGGTGGCGACGACGTCGAGGTCGGCCGGAGTTCCGCCCGCGGTGATGCCGACGACGTTCAGCTCCGGCGCGTACGTCGGGGCCAGCTCACCGGCCCAGGCCGCGCCGCCCCCACCCTGCGAGTATCCGGCGAACCCGACCGGCCCACCGGCGCGCAACCCGGTGGCCGGGAGGCGGGTGGCCGCCCGGACGACGTCGATGACACCGTGCCCCTCGGAGCGGCCGACGATGTACGGGTGCGTCCCCGGGGTGCCGAGCCCTTCGTAGTCGGTGATCGCCACCGCCCAGCCGCGCCGCAGCATCGCGTCGATGAAGAGCGGTTTCTCGTAGTCGGGCTGGAACTTCGACGGCGCGCAACTGTCGCCGATGCCGCGGGTCCCACTCGCGACCGACACGATCGGCCGGGTGCCGGGCCCTCGCCAGGCCAGCTTCGGGACCAGCACCCGGCCGGACACCGCGATCGGGGTGCCGAGCGCGGACCGGGACCCGTAGAGGACGAGGTAGCCCTTGTTGATCAGGTCGTCGGGCAGCTGCCGCCACCAGATCACGTCGCCGTCGGCCCCGGCCGGCAGCGGGCTGGGCGGGGTGTAGAACGCGTCGCCGCTCGGGCCGGTGGGCGGTGGCGCCGCCGCGGCCGGGCTCGCGCGGAAGGCCGGCGCGACCAGCGTCGCGAGGACCAGCGCCAC is drawn from Cryptosporangium minutisporangium and contains these coding sequences:
- a CDS encoding SAM-dependent methyltransferase is translated as MSLSPRLAAIVRALPLRPDSRVLEIGCGPGAAARAVAAMLTTGHILGIDRSARAITQGETAAAAEIASGRMSLRAVAAEDFVLRAGEQPFDLVFAVRVGALDGRHPQLGERVLQQIALATTPDARLFVDGGDPLREVPIPRP
- a CDS encoding lipase family protein, with the translated sequence MTSIFRTRRGAGTLVATVALVLATLVAPAFRASPAAAAPPPTGPSGDAFYTPPSPLPAGADGDVIWWRQLPDDLINKGYLVLYGSRSALGTPIAVSGRVLVPKLAWRGPGTRPIVSVASGTRGIGDSCAPSKFQPDYEKPLFIDAMLRRGWAVAITDYEGLGTPGTHPYIVGRSEGHGVIDVVRAATRLPATGLRAGGPVGFAGYSQGGGGAAWAGELAPTYAPELNVVGITAGGTPADLDVVATSLDGTLGFGFALLAALGLDAAYPELNLPAFLNEKGKQLYATQQGACVDAVFGYAFQRIADYTTTNPLATPQWRARLAENELGSAPPKAPVYLFHGTHDEIIPLSQAQTLRRQYCAAGVKVRWATFVGEHVTTLVASAPDVLKFLTDRFAGRPAPNNC
- a CDS encoding helix-turn-helix transcriptional regulator, with product MSIGARSVNNPAEAATVPLIDIRQGGGALAGSYLYEGDHLVTGWHHHDMHQIEYAVGGVVEVETADAHYLLPPHQFAWIPAGLAHRATMSADLRTVSVMFGPELIARPGDRVRILAASALIREMIVYSLRWPIDRAGGDRVADDYFRALGHVVSDALDHEAPLSLPNSSDPIVAAAMEYTREHLDEVTIDRVCRATAVSERTLRRQFSATVGMSWRAYLLRARLLRAMALLATPDRSVGEVAAAVGFADVSAFARAFGQQCGETPSAYRNRVRALP
- a CDS encoding intradiol ring-cleavage dioxygenase produces the protein MQHGQPGKGVATYQGRPLPRPDEEVVDQGLGFDLGTMGRRRALRMLGLGATALGLAACSPETSASTSASASATSASASSGEIPEETAGPYPGDGSNGPDVLQQSGVVRSDIRTSFGDASGTAEGVTMTLELTITDLANGGKPFAGTAVYVWQCDREERYSLYSDGATDQNYLRGVQIADASGVVRFTSIFPACYRGRWPHVHFEVYPDQASIADAGNTIATSQVALPKDACDKVYATAGYESSVANLAQISLQSDNIFGDDAGASQLGTVTGDVTSGYTVRLAVGVDTRTAPAR
- a CDS encoding amidohydrolase family protein, giving the protein MNIDDMVLVSIDDHVVEPPEMFARHVPAKWAEYAPHVITDDRGIDQWMYRGKQTGVVGLNAVVSWPPEEWGLDPAIFAEMRPGVYDVHERVRDMDRNGILASMCFPTFAGFSARHLNQLKDDITLVMVSAYNDWHIDEWAAAYPDRFIPLALMPTWNPEAMIKEIERVAKKGVRAITMPELPHLEGLPSYHDLDYWGPVFQALSDNNLVMCCHIGTGFAALDLAKDAPIDNLMVLAPQISSLCAQDLLWGPAMRTYPDLKFAFSEGGIGWIPFYLDRSDRHYTNQRWLRRDFGGKLPSEVFREHSLACYVTDPTALKLRHEIGIDTIAWECDYPHSDCFWPDAPEKVHAELVAAGASDSDINKITWENSARFFNWDPFTKIPREQATVGALRAKATDVDTSIRSRAEWARLFAEKQAVPTS